The DNA region TGTCTTCTCCGTAATAATGTCCATTGCGTCATAGAAGATTCTTTCCGCTACTGATTTCTTTCCCTTTTGCATAAGCTTATTGATAAACTTGGCCATAAGCAGATTGCCATATTTCCTGTCAGGAACAGCTTCCCGCTTTTTTGGCCGTGAGCGTCTAGCCATTTAGTCCTCCTCGTCTGCACAGCAATAGTGCAGAACGCGTTTTACCTTGTTTTCCTGGTGCCATACTTGGAGCGACCCTGCATTCTTCCTTCAACACCTGAAGTATCTTCAACACCCCGGATAATATGGTATCTTACTCCGGGAAGATCCTTGACTCTGCCGCCTCTAATAAGTACAACAGAGTGTTCATTAAGATTGTGATCTATGCCGGGTATGTAGGCAGTTACTTCAAAACCGTTCCGCAGACGTACTCTGGCAACCTTCCGCAGAGCAGAATTCGGTTTCTTTGGTGTTGAGGTGTATACCCTGGTACAGATACCCCTTTTCTGGGGGCATCCGGTTAATGCAGGCGCCTTGGTCTTGGACACCTTTTTCTTGCGCCCTTTTCGCACAAGCTGATTAATTGTGGGCACTGCAGCTCCTTTCAGAAAGCTCTTTTCACCTTGCACCTACCCAGGCGCAAGAGGTCTAACTCTATAGATCGAAATCGGTTTCGTCAATGTCATGCTCTTCAATATCGGCAGTCATTGCCGGTTCAGGCAGTAAGTCACCGTCAGGAAGAGTGAGTCTGACACCACAATACTTCTTTATCCCAGTACCGGCAGGAATCAAATGTCCAACAATTACATTCTCCTTCAATCCGTGAAGGTAGTCTATCTTTCCCGCTGTTGCAGCATCTGCAAGAACACTGTTCGTCTCCTGGAAGGAAGCTGCCGAAAGAAAGCTGTCTGTTGCCAGGGATGCTTTTGTTATTCCAAGCAGAAGGACAGCAGATGTTGCCGGTTTTGCTCCCTCTGCCATCATCTTCATGTTCTCCCTCTGCAGAATCAGCCTGTCAATCTGTGCTCCCTCAAGGAATGTCGTGTCCCCGGGATCATCAATCCTTGCTTTTGCCAGCATCTGCCTCACAACAATACTGACATGTTTGTCGTTGATCTTCACACCCTGCAGGCGGTATACTTCCTGAATCTCATTCAGGAGATACTTCTCCGCTGCCTCTGTTCCCATGATTCTCAATATATCATGAGGTGATAGAGGTCCTTCGGTAAGACGATCTCCAGCCTTAACTCTGTCTCCCTCGTGTACTCTGATATGAACAGAAGCCTGTATCTTCACAGCGGATTCCTGACCCTGATCAGCCCTGATTGTTACGGTTCTGATCCCGGCTTTTATAGGACTCAGAGAAACTACACCATCGATCTCAGCGATGCTTGCGGCTTCTTTTGGTATCCGTGCTTCGAAGAGTTCATCCACTCTTGGAAGTCCTCCTGTGATATCACGCTGCTGGCCGAGTTTTCGCTCAATCCTGGCGATATGAACACCAAGTTTGATAAGGCTTCCATCATGAACTCGAAGATGTGCACCGCTGGGAATCGGGTATTTGCCTTTTACGGCTTCACCGATAAACTGCTCCACCGGATCTTTATCGTTCTTCGTTCGACCCCGCTGAGAAACATGACTCCTGGTTCCTCTTGAAGTAAAGTCGGAAATCACCATCATGTTGCTGTCAGTTATTATGTCCTGAATGCATTTGACCAGTTGCCTGGTACCCTGATGCCCTCTATCCAGCGATTGAATTACTACGATGAACGGATCCTTCTGACTGAGATCGGCAAGCGCTTCAGCAAATTTCTCTTCAAGCTGATCGTTTTTCCTCTTCGTCGTAGTCTCAAGAGCGACGGCGGCTTTTTTCAGGGCATTGATCTCCTTCCCGGCTTTCTTTCCAAGGGTCTTCTCAATCTCCCCCGCAGCGATGGTAAATGCAGCATACCTTCCAGTGCCAGCCTTTCTGCAATCGACTGAAATGACTGGAATTTTCTGTTCTTTCATTCGGTCGATGAATCCCTCTAAAAGGGTTTCAGTGCGGTACGAACTCACTTCGCTGTATGTGTAGATAATACGTCCGGAACCCTCTTTCATCTCCTTGACAAGCTCTCCAAGTGTGAAGAGTTCTTCATCCCGACGTCTTGGACGGCCGCTGAGAACAACCATCTGCTCAGGAAGTATGAAAATGTGGGGATGGAGGGTTTTACTTCTGTCCTCAACAATAACCATCTGTTTTCTCTGCTCACTGTCGATTTCTTCCTTGAGAGTAGTGTCTTCCTCTATATCAACGTAGTGAATACTACCATCCTGTTCGGCAACAATGGGAATTATGAACGGATCACTTTTACAGATAACACCATCCTTTTCAATCTTCTGACCGTCTTCTACTCTCATCTGTGAGCCGACAACAATATCGTAGGTGGACTGAACTTCTCCGGCACTGTCAAGAATATCCAGCTGAGTGTTACGGGTACTGACCATTGTCTTCTTGCCGCTTTCGTCGGTACTCGTCACAATACACGGATTTCTATAGCTGATTACACCAGAGTGTCTTGCGACTACTTCAGACGCTCTCGTTTCTCTTCCTGCAACACCACCTGTATGGAATGTACGAAGGGTAAGCTGTGTTCCGGGTTCTCCAATGCTCTGTGCGGCAATCACACCGACTGCCTCACCGATTGTGACCATTCTGTTTCTGGAAAGGTCCCAGCCGTAGCATTTCGCACATAAACCCCTGGATGCCTCGCAGGCCAGAACGCTTCTGATCCTGACAGATTCAACTCCCAGCTTATCTATTTCGGATGCAAGTTCAGCTGTGATTTCCTGACCGGCCTGACATACTACATCATCAGTTCCGGGCTGATAAATAGTCTCCGCTGCAACCCTTCCCAGGATTCTGTCACGAAGAGGTTCAATAACCTCTTCCCCTTCCTTCAGGGCGGTAATGGTCCTTCCCCGGATTGTTCCGCAATCCTCAATTGTTGTAATTACATCCTGACAGACATCAACAAGCCTTCGGGTAAGGTATCCTGCATCAGCAGTCTTAAGAGCGGTATCGGCAAGTCCCTTTCTTGATCCGTGAGTAGAGATCGAATACTCGATCACTGAGAGGCCTTCCTTCAATGAAGAAGTGATCGGGGTTTCGATCGTTTCTCCCAGCTCTCCTGTAAGTTTTTTCCTGGGCTTAGCCATCAGACCTCTCATACCTGAAAGCTGTTTCATCTGATCAACACTGCCTCGAGCACCGGAATTAGCCATCATGAATACAGGATTGAAACCGTGATTATCATGTTTGAGTCCTTCCATCATGGCGCTTTTCACTTCTTCAGTAGCCTTGGCCCAGTTGTCGATAACTCTGTTGTATCGCTCAGCTTCCGTCAGTTCTCCGCGTCTGGAACTCTTCTCTATTTCCTCAACCTCATGCGCAGCTTTATCAACTATGCTTTCTTTCTCGGACGGGATAAGCATATCGCACATCCCAACTGTAAGACCTGAGGAGGTAGCGTAATGAAATCCCAGTTCCTTAAGGTTATCAAGGAATATTGCCGTTATCACAGATCCGAGTTCATTGAA from Candidatus Aegiribacteria sp. includes:
- the rpsL gene encoding 30S ribosomal protein S12, yielding MPTINQLVRKGRKKKVSKTKAPALTGCPQKRGICTRVYTSTPKKPNSALRKVARVRLRNGFEVTAYIPGIDHNLNEHSVVLIRGGRVKDLPGVRYHIIRGVEDTSGVEGRMQGRSKYGTRKTR
- the rpoC gene encoding DNA-directed RNA polymerase subunit beta' encodes the protein MLENISRRDARVLLSDFGGMKISLASPETIRKWSHGEVTQAETINYRSYKPEPEGLFCERIFGPVRDWECSCGKYKRIRNKGIVCDRCGVEVTHSRVRRERMGHIDLAVPVVHIWFFKSRKVSKLLNVTNLKLERVIYYESHIVTKSDHPDLKLGTILTDDEYRKAKEEYGDVFEVGMGAEAIRVMLADLDLEEMATDLRTSIANETTFSRRKKNIKRLKEVESFRLSADDNKPEWMILKILPVLPPDLRPLVPLDGGRFASSDLNDLYRRVINRNNRLKRLLDLQAPDVILRNEKRMLQEAVDAVLDNSSRRKPVKGAGMRPLRSLSDLLKGKRGRFRQNLLGKRVDYSGRSVIVVGPDLKMDQCGLPKTMALELFKPFVVARISELLDESVKKATKRWEDAEDIVWPVLEEVIENHPVLLNRAPTLHRLGIQAFEPVLVEGKAIQLHPLACTAFNADFDGDQMAVHVPLSAEAQVESRILMLGSRNILRPASGEPVTTPSHDMVIGCYYLTKPLPGALGEGMIFTSVDEVRGAYDAKKVDLHAKIKIRGINIITETNGKNETITPPFWKDYTTVGQVIFNEIIPDDLGYIMSNAHITHEKVFSKKGLTDLVGRCFNELGSVITAIFLDNLKELGFHYATSSGLTVGMCDMLIPSEKESIVDKAAHEVEEIEKSSRRGELTEAERYNRVIDNWAKATEEVKSAMMEGLKHDNHGFNPVFMMANSGARGSVDQMKQLSGMRGLMAKPRKKLTGELGETIETPITSSLKEGLSVIEYSISTHGSRKGLADTALKTADAGYLTRRLVDVCQDVITTIEDCGTIRGRTITALKEGEEVIEPLRDRILGRVAAETIYQPGTDDVVCQAGQEITAELASEIDKLGVESVRIRSVLACEASRGLCAKCYGWDLSRNRMVTIGEAVGVIAAQSIGEPGTQLTLRTFHTGGVAGRETRASEVVARHSGVISYRNPCIVTSTDESGKKTMVSTRNTQLDILDSAGEVQSTYDIVVGSQMRVEDGQKIEKDGVICKSDPFIIPIVAEQDGSIHYVDIEEDTTLKEEIDSEQRKQMVIVEDRSKTLHPHIFILPEQMVVLSGRPRRRDEELFTLGELVKEMKEGSGRIIYTYSEVSSYRTETLLEGFIDRMKEQKIPVISVDCRKAGTGRYAAFTIAAGEIEKTLGKKAGKEINALKKAAVALETTTKRKNDQLEEKFAEALADLSQKDPFIVVIQSLDRGHQGTRQLVKCIQDIITDSNMMVISDFTSRGTRSHVSQRGRTKNDKDPVEQFIGEAVKGKYPIPSGAHLRVHDGSLIKLGVHIARIERKLGQQRDITGGLPRVDELFEARIPKEAASIAEIDGVVSLSPIKAGIRTVTIRADQGQESAVKIQASVHIRVHEGDRVKAGDRLTEGPLSPHDILRIMGTEAAEKYLLNEIQEVYRLQGVKINDKHVSIVVRQMLAKARIDDPGDTTFLEGAQIDRLILQRENMKMMAEGAKPATSAVLLLGITKASLATDSFLSAASFQETNSVLADAATAGKIDYLHGLKENVIVGHLIPAGTGIKKYCGVRLTLPDGDLLPEPAMTADIEEHDIDETDFDL